TTTTACGGGTGAATTTCCGCTTTTCAAATTAGACCAGTGATTGCACATGAACAGAGTGTGGTACAGTGTAAGTCTGCTCAAGGTAACTaagactacaattttttttttttttgcttttggctAAAATATCAAATCAGCCTATCAGTGGGCATGTATCTTGATTAAAAATTCTGACTATTACTTAAATGTGTTCAATTAAATTAACCTATTTCTCCCTTGTCAACTATtttgttatccaacattttgcctttatgacaacagtaaaaaatcttctATCTGACTATCTTGCTAATTAACAACATAATATTGAGGTACAAGGTGAGAGTAAAGCTggttgtgatcgttaaggttatgtgtcaacttgactgggccttGATAATTAttgctttggcagttatgtaatgatgaaatTTGGCAGTGATATAATAATATTGTCATATTCTGTTTTGTGATCtagtgtggttatcctccattttagcacaatgctgatttttgcataatggtctagtctttggaacctaactgtgTCATTGAGTGTCAAATGTATGTAGTTTATTCCTGAAGCTTTGAGTCCAGAATAATAAATTGGTTCACTTATTATAATTACAAATAGATGTTTGTTAACATTTTCAAATCCAGTAAGAAATGATCCtctcaaaataaatatttcatttattagTAGTATTTTGCCTTCCAAGACCCTATTTTGTGTAAAGTAAAGACAGAATTTACCCCTAATTCCTCCTGGAATTTTTGGTCCACATCCTTGAAGGAGCTCTTGATGAAGACCTCTATGGCCTCTCTCTCACTGGCCCTGTGCAGGTCCAGCAGCTCCTCGAGGGTTTCCGTGGGCAGCTGCACCTTCTGGGCCATCTGCTGGTCATAGTGGGCAAGGGCCTTTTGTACTGCAGCTGAGTTCTCTATCTGGGCCAAGGCCAGGACTGCATTCTCCATGCAGGGCAGATCCCCGCTGCTGATGGCATTGACATAGGTCTGTGCCAGGTTCTCCAGACCTTTAATTAGAGGATAAATGATGATATTCACTGCAGGTGGTGTGAGGACACATCTCTATTCTGTGTAAGTCTGAGCATGTCTGTTAACAGCTATTTGCCTTACAGTATCAATGGCATCAACATCACCTGGAAGCTTGCTAGCCATGTAGACTTTCAGGCCTTTCCCCAGACCGACTTATCAGAACCTGCCCTTTGGCAAGATGCCAAGGtcatatgtatgcacacacacagttGAACATCCCTGTTCTAAATAATACAGGCCTGTATTTATCTAGTGTTTATACCCATTTTACCCTCAGTTACCatgaggacaggaactattcctttcttctttatgtctGTATCATCAGTCCTGGCTTATGGCAAGCATTCGatcaacattcatggaaaaaAATGATGTAATCCCAATTCAGCCTAACTCAGAACTCCATGAGAAGTttctataataatgaaaatgttgcATAACTGTGCTGCCCAGTATGTACACTTGTGGCTGTTGAGCCCTTGAAATGTGGCCTTGTGacctgaattttttatttaatttcatttacaGTTAAATATAAATAGCCACACAACTCTAGAACTGTATTGGATAGCACAGGTCCAGCTGACTAGGTCAGTATTAAGCGATAGTGCTTCTTTGTTTTGGCCTTCCCTATCTTGTCCTACCCAAAAGATTTGACTAACAAGATCTATTGGAAATGTTGGAATTTAACACACTAATAGTAATATACTTCACATTTCTCTAGGctgaaacttgttgctgttgagtgcagttgagtaggttccgacttatagtgaccctatggaacagataagaactgccccacagggtttccaagaaacagctggtgaatctgaactgctgatcttttggttagcagccaaacttttaatcactacaccaccagagctccaagctgAAACTAGGTGGATGTTATTTTACCCCATCTTATAGTTAGTTAATAATGAGTAGAATGATTGGAAGAGCACTCACGAGGTCCATTAACCTCGATGCCTCCTGAAAGAGTCTTGATCTCGGAATGGCTGAAGATGTAGGAACAGAATTCTTCAGCTTGTAGCACAAATTCAGGATCTAGCTCATCATCATGCAGTGTTTCGAGCCGAGCAAGCTTCTTCCCGTGAGTGGGCCGATCAAAAATAAAGCATTTCTTCTTTGGGAAGAACTTTCGGATACAGAGTCGGGGCAGgttaaaatttctttctttttcactgttaCCTGGAAGAAGATAAAAAGGGCTTTTCCTAATACAGGGtttagcaaactttttttttgcaataggaccaaagagtaaatattttagacactGCAGGCCAAATGATCCTTTTCAAAATGCCTCAACACTATTACTGTAGCATGAAAACAGCCACAGACCATATATAAATAAGTGGCCACaactgtattccaataaaatcTTATCCACAAACACTGTTGGTAGCTAGATTTGGCCTACATTCTTCCTGTGGGCTATAGTTCGCCAAACCCTGAGCTAGTACACAGTTCATGCATTACTGTAATCTGCTCCCTTACAAAAAAAGTCTCTTCTATTCCATATCATTTGCCTAAACACAGTTTCACAAACTCTAACTGGGGAGATAAACTCAACCTAATCATAGCACAGTGTTATGGATCTAATCGTGCCCCCCaaaattgtatgtcaacttggctaggccatgatttccaatattgtgtgatttttcactattttgtgatctgatgtgattttcctatgtgttgtaaatcctacctttatgatgttaatgaggcaggattagaggcagttatgttaatgagggaggattctATGTACAACAttagttgtgtcttgagtcaatcacatttaagctataaaagagagaagccagcagagagatagggggacctcattaccaccaagaaagaagggacAGGAGTGGTACGTCTTTTTGACCTGtgctccctgccctgagaagctcctagactggggaagatagatgacaaggacctttcccgagagctgacagagagagaaagccttcccttggagctggcaccctgaattcagacttctagccttctaggctgtgaaggaacagatttctctttgttaaagccatccacttgtcttgtttctattatagcatcattagataactaagaaacaCACAGAAGGGTGACAGAAAAATAAACTTCCTCTTAGAATAGgggagttgttattgttgttagttgccaagtgGCATAATTTAAAATTGTATCTAGTAATTCAGATATTTAACGAACATTGATTCTTAGAACTAACCAgctaagaagaaatagaaaactttaaatataaaccaaacctgtttctatcgagttgattctgtctcacagcaacgctatatgacagagtagaactgccccatatggtttccaaggagcagctggtgcattcgaactgttaaccttttggttagcagccatgctcttaaccactgtgccaccagggtttctaaatttAAATACCCACTCAAAAATTACAGTTTCTAGTGTTTTGTTCTCTCCATTTTCTAGTCATAAGTCCCTGTTACCTGGGGTTAGCTTCAGGGAATTCTCCAAGTACTCGTCTGCTGTGATGGGTTGCCCATTTACTTCCAAATCTAGGCAGAAATCTCTCAGAGTCCACACAAAGTCTGGAAAGAAGCTCACAAAGTCAGCTGAATCTTCAACATCATTAGCATCCGGTGTGGATTTTGCCTTGATTCGATCTGACAGCTCTGTCACATAGCTGAATAGCTAGCTAAGGAAAAGTGGCAAAATTAATAGAGCCCTTCATCCTGTATTAGTTCCACATATTCCAAAACTTTGATCTTGCCTTTGTTCTTAATCCATGTCATTAACCAGTATGTACATGGGCTCTTTCCCAGCACTGGATTCATAATCAAGCAGTTGGTTTTTTAATACAGGTATCCCCTCTAGCTTTGGGGCTGTCCTTGACCACAAAAGGATACTGCAGTTGGTCCATGGCCTGCTGGTTGATGGTTCCCATGCTATTGTACACGAAGGTGCTGCTCAGGAGGATGGCCAGGGCAAAGATCCAGGAGTCATTCTCATTGTCTCCCTGGAGGTCAGAACACATTTGGGCTAGGAGTACGTTCCATTTTCACGCAACTTCCCACGTTAGCAGTGGTAAAGTGTGTTCTTTTAATTAGACTAATGACCTATAACTATAAAGTGTGTTCTTTTAATTAGACTAATGACCTATAATGACCTATAAAGGGAACCCAAATTCACATATAAATGATTGTTAATCAGCCTTGGACTTTTGTCAATTAGtcattagtatttttggttttgcttatttATAGTTTATTAGCTCACCAGTCTCTTTTATGACCATTGGAGataattccaaaataaaaactcAAGGTTGGTGGGCATTCCAAAGCCTTAAATacaattaaaacatttttctctctctcttttttcaacAGAAAATTGGCTTATAGAAGAGCGATactactttttcttttattgaggaATTATTTCGTACCTGACACTTTACAGTACTTATCTTATTAAACATGCAAAACACTACTATGAGGCTGGTACAGATCTACTATGTCCATTTTGCAGATCAGAAAGCTGAGACTCAAAGGAGCCAAATAATTTGCTGTGGCAACTGAGTTAATGACAGAGTTTATATCTGAACACAAATTCTTGAGACTTCAGAACCCAAATCCTTCAGTACAGTTTTTTATAGGATAAGACTCGTGTCATTGATTATATTTGTACTATCTTTATGCAGCTGGGTTAACTAGTTTATCTCACAACCTATAGTTAATGATTATAATACTGTCTCCTGACCATCATGCTCTTCTGCTAGAATTCTGGCTTATGAatattttttccacttctgtatgCTCAACTTGGCCTCATAACATGTAAACATGTTAAATGGAAActcttttataataaaaagctAAACATTGTAGAGAATATTTAGAGATGAAGGTCTTAAACCAAAAATTGAATCCCCCTTCCTTACCTTCTCTACATCTCCGAGGCCCTCAGTGTCCAGCAGAACTAGGGTGTGGTTCGGCATCTTGGGGTGAGGCAAACACCACATCCAGATTCCCTTGGTGTGAGACTGCACTGTGGAGCCCAGGGAGAAGCCTGCAGTGGGATATTAGGGATGGAGATTCAGTAGCAGCAATTTCTGGAAATTGAGCTAAAAATTAAAGTAACCAAGGTGAGGAGAGATGCCTGAAACCACAACCAGTATTGTTCTTAATTACTACCAGAGAAATAGGGAAATGAGAATATCCAGTACAGattgaaacattttattttacctgAAGATCAGTGGAAGCTTGCTGTTACTACATGAACATATCGGTAAATGTCTTATTATGTGAATTATCTTTATTATTACCATAGTCTATTCAAGTAAAgaaaatgtgtattttaaaaaggGGGTAACTAAAGCAAAGTGAGAAGAGAAAGTGGGCCAACTCTTATCCTCTAGAACAGCGTGTAGGCAAGTGTCCCAAATGTGGAGGTAAAGTTAGCTCTAAATAATCCTCCCATCTCTATACTTTCTCTGCTTACATCACTGTATTTGATGTTGGGAAGTGTGAACAGGCAGAAGGGGTTCAGCAGAGCTTTGCTGGTGCCACTTACCCTGTTTCTTCCCAGCCAGCTTGTTCATCAGGTAGGATTTGCCTGTGCGGTAGAGGCCCACAATAGCCACCACCACAACTGGCTGCTTAATGGCAGACAGGATCTTTGAAGCTTCCTGATTGATCAGCAGTTTTCTATTAATGTTCTCAATGAGGCACACTGGGCCTGGCATGTGGATATCTGAGGCCATGACTAGGCTGTTACCTTATCTGCAAAGGAAGAGGTGGGATGAATTGGAATTTCCAGCCTCTAATTAgatcaataattttttaattttcaccagCATGTATTGCTTTCAGAGGGTGGAGTTATAAAATCCCCTAGCATGGGCAAAAATTTTGTTTGCAGTAGTGAGATAGATTTTAGAAAACTACATACATATTACAGAAGTAGTGTATTGATAGAAATAATGGCATAATGTGATTTATCAACATTCGACCACTTTCATGACCAAAATTTTCCATCTAATTTTTTGTTGCTAGCTTTTCTTTTTGATACTCATTTAAGAATTACACAAAATTTACTGGACATTAAATGCAAAATCGAATGGACTTTATAGAAAGAACACTTTCTTTGCCATAATAAAACTCTTTTAAAATTAAGACAGATGTGTGGTTTGTTCCACTACAACAATGTTCGGGCAAGGCATAATGTTTTGTGTCTTAAAGGTGGTCTTGAGGCAGTCTGTCATGAATCGTGGCTCCTTTCTTCTCTGAACTTGCTTTTTGAAGACTATTTGTACGTAACtgtaaaatgtgatttttttaaataggtcttattagcatcatgataaatgtataGTACAAGAAATGCAAAAGACTTCCCTTAGTTATTCTTTACCTTTGTATTTTTAACTCCTGAGTCAACCTGTGTAACCTGAATTAACCCTAATAAAACATATGTAAGCTCTCTGAGATATGAACACATTTACTCTTAAGTATTCTGATTTTCTCTCTTATCCTACAGCAATAAATAATTTGCTGTGACTTCTGCTACTGATCAAGTTGGAGTAACAAGCACTGGATTCAGCCACCCACaggaaacaaccaaaaaaatagacaaatatatTTAACAATGATTTTCAAGACACTCGACATCAGGTAAGATAGTGGATACAATAAGAAAAGTCAGATTACTTGCTTGTGAGATTTTTCAGGCCCTGGTGTGCAGAGCGGGACTACAGTGCAGCCCAGAGGACTTCCTGAGTTGAATAGATGGAGTTGAAAGTCCAAGGAGGTGAAGGCAGCTAGAAGTTACAGAGCAGGGTATCAGAAAGGAGGAAAGTCTCTAGAGAACCTCAGAAATTCCCTTGAGTATCAGCTGAGTATTGATCAGTGCATGGGTGTGAGGAAAATACCTGAAGTTAGTGAAAGAAATGATTAGTGAGGGcgtctcaaagggtggaaccacagCCTGCTAAGTCTCAAAGGGTGAGGTCATAGCCTCCCAGGTTTtgaagagtcagatcttcaccatctTGGGTCTGGAGCGTGTAGCTGCCATTCATGTGCCAGTAGGATGGGGCCAGAActtctgcccaaagctgagggggtagagctgccatgcccaaaggtcagaagaatggggcctacctgggctggggtggtggtggggggatcaccactcagacagactagaagaatggggccacccacACCTGAGGAAGAAGAGTTGCTGtcccatcccagtgggcctgtaAGGTGGAGCTGAAGTCCAGAATTCAGAAAATgaggccaacacccagagtcagGAGGATAGGACCATTGCCTAAGTGGTCTCAGActacagaggattattttcaagccggagagctaatgtaatgtgttctgctgacttgcttgatgcctgtatcccttctttccctccaatttcttccatttgtaatggaaatgtatacTGTGTGCCTCTTCCACTATTGTATTTTGGAAgtggataacttgtattctagatttc
This DNA window, taken from Elephas maximus indicus isolate mEleMax1 chromosome 3, mEleMax1 primary haplotype, whole genome shotgun sequence, encodes the following:
- the LOC126071559 gene encoding guanylate-binding protein 1-like isoform X5, translating into MASDIHMPGPVCLIENINRKLLINQEASKILSAIKQPVVVVAIVGLYRTGKSYLMNKLAGKKQGFSLGSTVQSHTKGIWMWCLPHPKMPNHTLVLLDTEGLGDVEKGDNENDSWIFALAILLSSTFVYNSMGTINQQAMDQLHYVTELSDRIKAKSTPDANDVEDSADFVSFFPDFVWTLRDFCLDLEVNGQPITADEYLENSLKLTPGNSEKERNFNLPRLCIRKFFPKKKCFIFDRPTHGKKLARLETLHDDELDPEFVLQAEEFCSYIFSHSEIKTLSGGIEVNGPRLENLAQTYVNAISSGDLPCMENAVLALAQIENSAAVQKALAHYDQQMAQKVQLPTETLEELLDLHRASEREAIEVFIKSSFKDVDQKFQEELGAQLEKKLDDFCKQNVQASSDRCSALLQDIFSPLEEEVKQGVYSKPGGYRLFLQKIQALKIKYQRQPRKGIQWNV
- the LOC126071559 gene encoding guanylate-binding protein 1-like isoform X2; this translates as MASDIHMPGPVCLIENINRKLLINQEASKILSAIKQPVVVVAIVGLYRTGKSYLMNKLAGKKQGFSLGSTVQSHTKGIWMWCLPHPKMPNHTLVLLDTEGLGDVEKGDNENDSWIFALAILLSSTFVYNSMGTINQQAMDQLHYVTELSDRIKAKSTPDANDVEDSADFVSFFPDFVWTLRDFCLDLEVNGQPITADEYLENSLKLTPGNSEKERNFNLPRLCIRKFFPKKKCFIFDRPTHGKKLARLETLHDDELDPEFVLQAEEFCSYIFSHSEIKTLSGGIEVNGPRLENLAQTYVNAISSGDLPCMENAVLALAQIENSAAVQKALAHYDQQMAQKVQLPTETLEELLDLHRASEREAIEVFIKSSFKDVDQKFQEELGAQLEKKLDDFCKQNVQASSDRCSALLQDIFSPLEEEVKQGVYSKPGGYRLFLQKIQALKIKYQRQPRKGIQAEEILQKYLTSKESVMDAILQTDQTLTEKEKEIEVERVKAESAAASAKMLEEMQKKNQQMMDQKEKSYQEHVQQLTEKMERDRAQLLEEQERTVALKLKEQAQLLKEGFEKESKRLQNEINSLQKKMKTPKKGCIIS